In the Carboxydothermus hydrogenoformans Z-2901 genome, ATCGTTGCCGGGAAAAACTTTGGCTGCGGTAGTTCCCGGGAGCATGCTCCTATTGCGATCAAAGCTCTGGGGATCGAAGCGGTAATTGCCAAATCCTTTGCCCGGATTTTTTACCGGAATAGTTTTAATATTGGGTTAAAAATTTTGGAATGTCCGGAAGCGGCGGAAAAAATTCGCGATGGAGATGAACTTTCCATCAATTACGATACCGGAGAAATAAAAAATCTTACTACCGGCGAAAGCTACTTTGCCAAACCCATACCGGAGTTTATGCAGAATATTATTGCCAAAGGAGGACTTATTAACTATGTCCGGGAGAAGCTGCAAGGGACCGTTTAAAATTTTGGTGCTGCCGGGGGATGGTATTGGACCGGAGATAATTAAGGAAGCGGTGAAGGTTTTAAAAGCGTTAGGGGAGAAAAAGGGCATTACTTTTAATTTTCAGTACGGTT is a window encoding:
- the leuD gene encoding 3-isopropylmalate dehydratase small subunit, whose translation is MRAFKFGDDIDTDVIIPARYLNTSDPLELAKHCMEDADPEFSKKARPGDVIVAGKNFGCGSSREHAPIAIKALGIEAVIAKSFARIFYRNSFNIGLKILECPEAAEKIRDGDELSINYDTGEIKNLTTGESYFAKPIPEFMQNIIAKGGLINYVREKLQGTV